A genome region from Streptomyces sp. S4.7 includes the following:
- a CDS encoding DUF47 family protein: MRFRLTPRETSFYDMFAASADNIVTGSKLLMELLGADSSARAEIAERMRAAEHAGDDATHAIFHQLNSSFITPFDREDIYNLASSLDDIMDFMEEAVDLVVLYQVEELPKGVEQQIEVLARAAELTAEAMPHLRTMDNLTEYWIEVNRLENQADQIHRKLLAQLFNGKYDAMEVLKLKQIVDVLEEAADAFEHVANTVETIAVKES; the protein is encoded by the coding sequence GTGCGCTTTCGTCTGACCCCCAGGGAGACGAGCTTCTACGACATGTTCGCCGCGTCAGCGGACAACATCGTCACGGGCTCCAAGCTCCTCATGGAACTGCTCGGAGCGGATTCCTCCGCGAGAGCCGAGATCGCGGAACGGATGCGCGCGGCGGAGCACGCGGGGGACGATGCCACGCACGCCATCTTCCACCAGCTGAACTCCTCGTTCATCACACCGTTCGACCGCGAGGACATCTACAACCTCGCCTCGTCCCTCGACGACATCATGGACTTCATGGAGGAGGCCGTCGACCTGGTCGTCCTCTACCAGGTCGAGGAGCTGCCCAAGGGCGTCGAGCAGCAGATCGAGGTGCTGGCCCGGGCGGCGGAGCTGACCGCCGAGGCGATGCCGCACCTGCGCACGATGGACAACCTCACCGAGTACTGGATCGAGGTCAACCGCCTGGAGAACCAGGCCGACCAGATCCACCGCAAGCTGCTCGCCCAGCTCTTCAACGGTAAGTACGACGCCATGGAAGTCCTGAAGCTCAAGCAGATCGTGGACGTGCTCGAGGAGGCCGCCGACGCGTTCGAGCACGTCGCGAACACGGTGGAGACGATCGCGGTCAAGGAGTCCTGA
- a CDS encoding metal-sensitive transcriptional regulator → MTTTEAAGAATGDATSGPATAATTVGDEIVTDHDRGVHGYHKQKDEHLKRLRRIEGQIRGLQRLVDEDVYCIDILTQVSASTKALQSFALQLLEEHLRHCVADAAVKGGDEIDDKVQEATKAIARLLRT, encoded by the coding sequence ATGACGACCACCGAGGCGGCCGGCGCGGCGACCGGCGACGCCACCTCCGGCCCGGCCACGGCGGCCACCACCGTCGGCGACGAGATCGTCACCGATCACGACCGCGGTGTGCACGGCTACCACAAGCAGAAGGACGAGCACCTCAAGCGGCTGCGCCGGATCGAGGGCCAGATCCGCGGACTCCAGCGGCTCGTCGACGAGGACGTCTACTGCATCGACATACTCACGCAGGTCTCGGCCTCCACGAAGGCGCTCCAGTCCTTCGCGCTCCAACTGCTGGAGGAGCATCTGCGGCACTGCGTCGCGGACGCGGCGGTCAAGGGCGGCGACGAGATCGACGACAAGGTGCAGGAAGCAACGAAGGCGATCGCGCGCCTGCTGCGTACCTGA
- a CDS encoding FAD-binding oxidoreductase: MERRTLLTGALAVGTVGAVSACTGDGGGDGKGNGSPDSPASPSRDSPSAAPSAPSAPAPGPADWGALAEGLDGRLIRPGDGDYATARQLYNTRFDDLKPAAVAYVAGEDDIRECLAFARRHGTPVSIRNGGHCYAGWSSGNGRLVIDVSSLDGVGDAASDGVIGAGAKLVDVYGALSPKGRTIPGGSCATVGISGLTLGGGHGVVSRAYGLTCDSLTSATVVTADGKVLTADAERNKDLFWALRGAGNGNFGVVTGLRFRTHPASTGVAANLNWPWSRARSLLAAWQEWGPDQPDEIWSSFHAAVGAGGGADPTVSISAFTLGTEGDLKNAVDRLADRVGASASLVSLRPGGYQEAMLAYAGCAGLSDDRCRLPGTTPGRGKNGALQRETYAAASDFFDRSLPSAGIGTLLSAVEDFSRITVADGAGSGTITLTALGGAINRVDPLATAFVHRGSRMLAQYVASWRPGTPGTEQRAWLRNSRGGLRRHASGAAYQNYTDPALSDWRTAYYGPAAGRLKALKARYDPQRMFDFPQAL; this comes from the coding sequence ATGGAGCGGCGCACACTGCTGACCGGCGCGCTGGCCGTGGGCACGGTGGGCGCGGTGAGCGCGTGCACGGGCGACGGCGGTGGCGACGGAAAGGGGAACGGGTCCCCGGACTCCCCCGCGAGCCCCTCGCGTGACAGCCCGTCCGCCGCCCCGTCCGCCCCGTCCGCCCCTGCCCCCGGGCCGGCGGACTGGGGCGCGCTCGCCGAAGGGCTGGACGGCCGGCTCATACGGCCCGGGGACGGCGACTACGCGACCGCCCGCCAGCTCTACAACACGCGCTTCGACGATCTGAAACCGGCGGCCGTCGCGTACGTCGCGGGCGAGGACGACATCAGGGAATGCCTGGCCTTCGCCAGGAGGCACGGCACCCCCGTCTCGATCCGCAACGGCGGCCATTGCTACGCGGGCTGGTCCAGCGGCAACGGCCGCCTCGTCATCGACGTCTCCTCGCTCGACGGAGTCGGCGACGCCGCCTCGGACGGTGTGATCGGCGCGGGCGCCAAGCTCGTCGACGTCTACGGCGCGCTCTCCCCGAAGGGCCGTACGATCCCCGGCGGTTCCTGCGCCACCGTCGGCATCTCCGGACTCACCCTCGGCGGGGGTCACGGGGTCGTCTCCCGCGCGTACGGTCTGACCTGCGACAGCCTCACCTCGGCGACCGTCGTCACGGCCGACGGCAAGGTGCTCACCGCGGACGCAGAGAGGAACAAGGACCTCTTCTGGGCCCTGCGGGGAGCGGGCAACGGCAACTTCGGCGTCGTCACCGGGCTCCGCTTCCGTACCCACCCCGCCTCGACCGGCGTCGCCGCGAACCTCAACTGGCCGTGGTCCAGGGCCCGCTCCCTGCTCGCGGCCTGGCAGGAGTGGGGCCCCGACCAGCCGGACGAGATCTGGTCCTCGTTCCACGCCGCGGTCGGCGCGGGCGGCGGCGCCGACCCGACGGTCTCGATCTCCGCGTTCACACTCGGCACCGAGGGCGACCTCAAGAACGCCGTCGACAGGCTCGCCGACCGCGTGGGCGCCTCGGCGAGCCTCGTCTCGCTGCGCCCTGGCGGCTACCAGGAGGCGATGCTCGCGTACGCCGGCTGCGCCGGACTGAGCGACGACCGGTGCCGGCTGCCCGGCACGACACCGGGCCGCGGGAAGAACGGCGCGCTCCAGCGCGAGACGTACGCCGCGGCCTCGGACTTCTTCGACCGGTCACTGCCGTCGGCGGGCATCGGCACCCTGCTGTCCGCCGTGGAGGACTTCAGCCGGATCACGGTGGCCGACGGCGCGGGATCGGGCACGATCACGCTCACCGCGCTCGGCGGCGCGATCAACCGCGTGGACCCGCTCGCGACGGCCTTCGTGCACCGCGGCTCCCGGATGCTCGCGCAGTACGTGGCGTCGTGGCGCCCCGGCACGCCCGGCACGGAGCAGCGGGCATGGCTGAGGAACAGCCGGGGCGGGCTGCGGAGGCACGCGTCCGGGGCGGCGTACCAGAACTACACCGACCCCGCGCTGTCGGACTGGCGCACGGCGTACTACGGCCCGGCGGCGGGACGGCTGAAGGCCCTGAAGGCGCGCTACGACCCGCAGCGGATGTTCGACTTCCCACAGGCGCTGTAG
- a CDS encoding phosphatase PAP2 family protein: MAGLAIDGSNPDVSLLYDINGLTKSSPGWFDRGMEFVGEYGIMFALVLVALCCWWSVRRRGSAEDSVAAVAGLLWAPLAAGVALLINIPIREFVGRERPFVDHRGLDVLVAGKTDFSFVSDHATLAMALGAGIFVAHRGFGLAAIGLALVEGFSRVYLGVHYPTDVIGGFALGTAVVLLLAPLAMALLTPLVSAVCRSGRVGLLVRSRAARKADRAGAAEAPGTRPLGIPEQRPDDNNLAA; this comes from the coding sequence ATGGCTGGACTCGCGATCGATGGGTCGAACCCCGACGTCAGCCTGCTCTACGACATCAACGGGCTGACGAAGTCGTCCCCCGGCTGGTTCGACCGCGGCATGGAGTTCGTCGGCGAGTACGGGATCATGTTCGCCCTCGTCCTCGTCGCGCTCTGCTGCTGGTGGAGCGTGCGCAGGCGCGGGTCGGCCGAGGATTCGGTGGCCGCGGTCGCCGGGCTGCTCTGGGCGCCGCTCGCCGCCGGAGTCGCGCTGCTGATCAACATCCCGATCCGTGAGTTCGTCGGCCGCGAGCGTCCCTTCGTCGACCACCGGGGGCTCGACGTCCTGGTCGCCGGCAAGACCGACTTCTCCTTCGTGAGCGACCACGCGACGTTGGCGATGGCCCTCGGCGCGGGCATCTTCGTCGCGCACCGCGGGTTCGGGCTCGCCGCGATCGGGCTCGCGCTGGTCGAGGGCTTCTCCCGCGTCTATCTGGGTGTGCACTACCCGACCGATGTGATCGGCGGCTTCGCCCTCGGTACGGCGGTGGTGCTGCTCCTCGCGCCGCTCGCCATGGCGCTGCTCACCCCGTTGGTGTCGGCGGTCTGCCGTTCGGGACGGGTGGGGCTGCTCGTACGGTCGCGTGCCGCGCGGAAGGCGGACCGGGCCGGGGCCGCCGAGGCGCCGGGGACCCGGCCGCTCGGCATCCCCGAGCAGCGGCCCGACGACAACAACCTCGCGGCGTAG
- a CDS encoding bifunctional lytic transglycosylase/C40 family peptidase, whose amino-acid sequence MRKFWVAGGIGLGLSLGFIALLVVGTYSAAAGLAGGAGGGGAVALAKGAVPAKYQRLVQEWGNLCPAINPALLAAQLYQESGWDPDVVSPAQAQGIAQFIPGTWAAHGVDGDKDGDRDVWDPEDAIPSAATYDCKLAGYVDDVPGDQTKNMLAAYNAGAYAVIKYGGVPPYAETQNYVKVITTLQQSFARPVGRVEPSRQAASAIYYAQQKLGTKYLWGGNGTPEQQGRFDCSGLTQAAYRSVGIELPRVANDQYNAGEHPSRDELNPGDLVFFSDDLTNSRAIRHVGLYVGGGYMINAPYTGAVIRFDKIDTPDYFGATRVTEDGAKSLPTDLPSERNSGG is encoded by the coding sequence GTGCGTAAATTCTGGGTGGCCGGCGGGATCGGGCTCGGGCTGAGCCTGGGTTTCATCGCGCTGCTCGTCGTGGGTACGTACTCCGCCGCCGCCGGGCTCGCCGGTGGTGCGGGTGGTGGCGGGGCGGTCGCGCTGGCCAAGGGCGCGGTTCCGGCCAAGTACCAGCGGCTGGTGCAGGAGTGGGGCAATCTCTGCCCCGCGATCAATCCCGCGCTGCTCGCCGCGCAGTTGTACCAGGAGAGCGGTTGGGACCCCGACGTCGTGAGCCCGGCGCAGGCGCAGGGCATCGCGCAGTTCATCCCGGGGACCTGGGCGGCGCACGGTGTGGACGGGGACAAGGACGGCGACCGCGACGTCTGGGACCCGGAGGACGCGATCCCTTCGGCGGCCACGTACGACTGCAAACTCGCGGGCTACGTCGACGATGTGCCGGGCGATCAGACGAAGAACATGCTCGCGGCGTACAACGCGGGCGCGTACGCGGTCATCAAGTACGGGGGCGTCCCCCCGTACGCCGAGACGCAGAACTACGTGAAGGTCATCACGACCCTCCAGCAGAGCTTCGCCCGCCCCGTCGGCCGCGTCGAGCCCTCCCGGCAGGCCGCCAGTGCCATCTACTACGCGCAGCAGAAGCTCGGTACGAAGTATCTGTGGGGCGGCAACGGGACCCCCGAGCAGCAGGGGCGGTTCGACTGTTCCGGGCTGACGCAGGCCGCCTACCGGTCCGTGGGGATCGAGTTGCCGCGAGTCGCCAACGATCAGTACAACGCCGGCGAGCATCCCTCGCGCGACGAGTTGAACCCCGGTGACCTGGTGTTCTTCTCCGACGACCTCACCAACTCGCGGGCCATCCGGCACGTCGGGCTCTATGTCGGTGGCGGGTACATGATCAACGCTCCCTACACCGGGGCCGTGATCCGGTTCGACAAAATCGATACGCCCGACTACTTCGGTGCGACGCGGGTCACCGAAGACGGCGCGAAATCGCTGCCGACCGATCTGCCCAGCGAGCGGAACTCCGGCGGGTGA
- a CDS encoding alpha/beta hydrolase, which produces MRGGGLTWAQLRDVRCAELEGAADGWGKASNRADASRDRIDKQLLTGLTETQEGEAARAAAGRLRELGRNFQYIYSECGLVRTTLNSLAQDLRGSQRNLREALDEAAGLRLTVRTDGSVSYPDAGEDPLTKETLRGGTAAGRAYPLTALPSGFTSPNPLAAKAQDIADRIARALSDAAEIDARYTRTLRKLIAQDGLTVTDAMWTDASADATAVRALTADYLRAAIPLDATAGERLAWWQGLTEERREEYLAVHPDTIGNLDGIPAAVRDAANRDNLVLLMGKLAGADDDGSRTMLAGLRSIDEQLRAGGHPPMFLLGIGDEGNGRAIVSYGNPDTARNVSAYVPGLGTGLDEDFAENDLKRARDTLVGAAEYDSSTASIVWLGYDAPQLSVDDITGNTDVMFTDNAEAGASAYGEFMSGIAATNHHENPHLTAVGHSYGSLTVGQAAQRDGGIPGVDDIVLVGSPGTGADSAADLGVGRGHVYVGAAENDPVTRMPAKGEAQGMGMGALGGASVGAALGGPVGAAVGGAGGAAVAYFAQDAQTEKSEIWFGTDPAHEDFGARRFRVEDGPRPVLDMGGVTAHSNYFDPDKDEESADNIALIVTGQGRLVTGQEHR; this is translated from the coding sequence GTGAGGGGCGGCGGGCTGACCTGGGCGCAGTTACGGGACGTCAGATGCGCCGAGCTGGAGGGCGCGGCGGACGGCTGGGGCAAGGCGAGCAACCGCGCGGACGCGTCCCGCGACCGCATCGACAAGCAGCTCCTCACGGGTCTGACCGAGACCCAGGAGGGCGAGGCGGCGCGGGCGGCGGCCGGGCGGCTGAGGGAGCTGGGACGGAACTTCCAGTACATCTACTCGGAGTGCGGGCTGGTCCGTACGACGCTGAACAGCCTCGCCCAGGACCTGCGCGGCTCGCAGCGGAATCTCCGGGAGGCGCTGGACGAGGCGGCGGGCCTGAGGCTCACGGTGCGGACCGACGGGTCGGTGAGCTACCCCGACGCCGGGGAGGACCCGCTCACGAAGGAGACGCTGCGGGGAGGTACGGCCGCCGGCCGCGCGTACCCGCTCACCGCCCTGCCGTCGGGGTTCACGAGCCCGAACCCCCTCGCGGCGAAGGCGCAGGACATCGCGGACCGGATCGCCCGCGCGCTGAGCGACGCGGCGGAGATCGACGCGCGGTACACGCGGACACTGCGGAAGCTGATCGCCCAGGACGGCCTCACCGTCACGGACGCGATGTGGACGGACGCGAGCGCCGACGCGACGGCGGTACGCGCGCTCACGGCGGACTACCTCAGGGCGGCGATCCCCCTCGACGCGACGGCCGGGGAACGCCTGGCCTGGTGGCAGGGCCTGACGGAGGAACGGAGGGAGGAGTACCTGGCGGTCCACCCGGACACGATCGGCAACCTGGACGGCATCCCGGCCGCCGTACGCGACGCGGCGAACCGCGACAACTTGGTGCTGTTGATGGGCAAGTTGGCGGGCGCGGACGACGACGGGTCGCGGACGATGCTGGCGGGGCTGAGATCCATCGACGAGCAGTTGAGGGCCGGCGGGCATCCGCCGATGTTCCTGCTGGGGATCGGGGACGAGGGGAACGGGCGGGCCATCGTGTCGTACGGGAATCCGGATACGGCGAGAAATGTGTCGGCGTATGTGCCGGGGCTGGGGACGGGACTTGACGAGGATTTCGCGGAGAACGACCTGAAGCGGGCGAGGGACACATTGGTGGGTGCGGCCGAGTACGACTCGTCGACGGCGTCGATCGTGTGGCTGGGTTATGACGCGCCGCAGCTCTCGGTGGACGACATCACGGGGAATACGGACGTGATGTTCACGGACAACGCGGAGGCGGGTGCGTCGGCGTACGGCGAATTCATGTCGGGGATCGCGGCCACGAACCACCACGAGAACCCCCACCTGACGGCAGTCGGCCACTCGTACGGCTCCCTCACGGTGGGCCAGGCCGCCCAGCGGGACGGGGGTATTCCGGGAGTGGACGACATCGTGCTGGTGGGCAGCCCCGGGACGGGCGCGGATTCCGCGGCCGATCTGGGAGTGGGGAGAGGACACGTGTACGTGGGCGCGGCGGAGAACGACCCGGTGACGCGAATGCCCGCGAAGGGCGAGGCCCAGGGCATGGGGATGGGCGCGCTGGGAGGCGCCTCGGTGGGAGCGGCACTGGGAGGCCCGGTGGGCGCGGCGGTCGGCGGGGCGGGCGGGGCGGCGGTGGCGTACTTCGCACAGGACGCGCAGACGGAGAAGAGCGAGATCTGGTTCGGCACGGATCCGGCGCACGAGGATTTCGGAGCGAGGAGGTTCAGGGTGGAGGACGGGCCGAGGCCGGTTCTGGATATGGGCGGGGTGACGGCTCACTCCAACTATTTCGATCCGGACAAGGACGAAGAGTCCGCCGACAACATCGCGCTGATCGTTACCGGACAAGGTCGCCTGGTCACTGGTCAGGAGCATCGGTGA
- a CDS encoding membrane protein, translating into MDVEAEKGDINTIIGGIAPSWGPFGNLGTEARVIVQVVMAVAILLCLAIAIWGAAKQRIGATALRDTFSAEQGKGLIVAGLTGVFIIGSLGTVFTIVYGMAV; encoded by the coding sequence ATGGACGTGGAAGCCGAGAAGGGCGACATCAACACCATCATCGGTGGTATCGCTCCGAGCTGGGGACCCTTCGGGAACCTCGGCACCGAGGCGCGCGTCATTGTCCAGGTGGTGATGGCCGTCGCCATCCTGCTCTGTCTCGCCATCGCGATCTGGGGTGCCGCCAAGCAGCGCATCGGCGCGACCGCGCTGCGGGACACCTTCAGCGCGGAGCAGGGCAAGGGTCTGATCGTCGCCGGACTGACCGGCGTCTTCATCATCGGGTCGCTCGGCACGGTCTTCACGATTGTGTACGGGATGGCTGTTTAG